The DNA sequence ACTTATTTCAATCTCTATCTCCCAATCTCTTTTCAAAACACTAATATACCACGCTACTATTTGATACTATCTTTCTTCCTATGATTTAATTTGGGTATGGTCAACTTGCCAATTAGAATATGCCAGCTATCATGTCATGAGAATTTATTTTATCCATTATTATGACATtcttattctttaatttttctcttAGTTGTGCTCTATTATTATGCAACAATATCATTTGGCAGACATGTAGAATAATGCCCTTTAGCTAAATAAATTAGCTTGATCATTAATCTATTAAGAATCTCTGcctttataaataaaaaaaatcatgcatatcaaaaataaaatagcaagatataattacaaaaatcctatttgtttcaataaaattataatatacttttgctgatttcttctattttaaattttaatagatTTAATTTAAATGCACTaagaatataaattattaataattttttatccgATTATCTAATCATATATATGATATCAAAATGAaggtttatattttattataaaaatcaaaataacaaGAAATATCCCAAAAAAAAGAAATCCCCATGTATTTGTGATTAGAGATGTTCGCGGTGCAATTTGGTTCGGTTTTAAGGGAAAAGTCATTCGATCCGAATACTTAATTTATGTGTGGTGCGGTTTGAAttgaatgaattttttgttgaaaatcCGATCCGATTACAAGCGGTTTGGATCGCTTTGAATTTGtggttttttaaataaaaaaattaaatgcatataacaagtctcaacatcaaattttaattaatcaaCAATGACATAACAAATCTTAACAATATCTTAAAAGCCAACCAtaacataacaatagaaataaaattatagggtagttaaaataaagaaataaataacattttgaacataaaatatttattaaataataataatacatgaataatagaaaaatgtataacaaattgattatgttataaatataattgtaaatataataataaaataataatagtataGCACATTGTGCAGTTTGGATTGAATTGGATCGGTTATGAAAAGTTGATCCGAAATCCGATTCAATCCAGCGATTTacaaaaaatagaatccaatcaAATTCGAGTTAGTGCAATTTTTATCGGTTTTCGATTTAAATTGGATTGGATGAGCAGTTTAATTTGAATCTATTTGAATTTGAACACCCCTATTTGTGGTCACAGAATGATATGGCTCCTAATCCAAGTAAAGTCATTATCTACATATTCCACTCactaaatacaaaattaatcaTAATCAGAGTATTAATCACTCTATTATGACTTCTTGACCCACTTATCTAATAGTCAACATCATTCCAcacctttttcttcttttctttatttgataGATATAATAATATACTAAATTGTAAAggaccaaaaaaataaaaaagaaagaaaagcagAAGAATACGCGTTGAtatgaattaattaaaaaatagtacTACAAATAAAGGTAGAAAGTTGAAGGTTGTGTGATCCATGTCTTGCTTCCGAAGTATTTTATTTGGTACATAAAGTCAACATTTTATGCATTATTACTACAAACTTAATTAAGTccttaaaataaattttcatgTAGTTATGTATTTGTATTGTTTAGGAAGCAATGGTGGTTGTgagtatatacatatacaacATCCAAATGAGTTACACTCCCAAAGCACAAACCAGATAACTTAACTAAATTCTATATTGATAACTTCATTTTTTTCCCTAACAATTCTCTTAACAATATTGTTATGatcatttaaaataaaatattaaacaattttacgtatacataaaaaaattaactattaaatcaATCatctatataaaatatatattaaaatatatatattaaaaataaataaaataatatatatttatacgtaaatatataatagttaatttagtagttattttttatataaatataatatttttttataaatatttaaacttatttgttttcaatatataaattataaaacattAAAAACTTTAATCttaaactttttaataaaagagtaatgtcacaaataaattcataaaaaattatacttcagacaaataaattcttaaaataaaagaaagtaccTATAAAATTTTCTAGTTGTGGTCCCACAATCTTCAAATTAACTCTTATGTTAggataaaagattttaatttaaactaatGTGTGTATATTTGTTAtcctaaaatattttattgatattttttttagagactaatctatttgaaatataaattctcaataatttatttattactttatctttaataaaatatattttatattagataCCTTAATATCtaaatgttatatttttttgagTAAAGTGACAATTTATTTCTAAAAGATTTTAACTTTAGACTAATTAAGTCTTTTGTAACAACAAACAGAAAATATATTATGTCTTTTTGTCaataaataatacaaaataaaatgaaattatttatatattttattatttaaaatgtgTATTCTATTATTATCAcattaacataaaaataatgcTATTTTggacaaaaaaaaatcacataataaattattagaaatACATTTATCATTTGCTATTATAGAAGATCTAagagagatttttttttttgagttaattaGACATTGGTTGAAATTACTAGTGGttactttacttttttttttttttttctgcaaaACTCTAATtccttaatttttatttatttatttatatgacAAGAGAGAGAAACCAAGTACATATGATTGATTGATTCCATGCATTGTTCTCTTCTGCGATTCCAATGTACCTTCAAACGTTAGTAGTTACATAAATCCCTCCACCTTCAACACAAAACATAACCACCTACGAAATTTTAAGGTGGTGGTTGGTGTTGGTGCAATTGTTTTCTCTTCTTGAACTCAAGGTGTTCGACAAAATGGGTAGCAGAGAAACTGCAACTGCAAGTGTTGGTGATGGTGGAACAAAACCAATGATAATGGAAGGGTGGTTATACCTCATACAATCCAACCGTTTGGGGCTTCAGTTCTCGAGAAAGCGCTACTTCGTGCTAAAGGGTCACCATCTTCGAAGTTACAAGTACCCTCCTTCACTTTCtcgcaacaacaacaaccaccaccacttTCTTCCTCTCAGAAGTGCTGTTCTTGACTCCACCATTCGGGTCCTTGATAATGGCAGAGAAACCATTAACAGAAAAGTAACTTCCTTTTCTTATcattatcataatttttttactcTGATCTCATTTTTCATCATCCTTCATTGTTTtcaccaatttttatttttcttccttCAGGTGTTTTTCATGTTCACCCTTTACAGCACTTCCAATCACAGCAATCAACTAAAGGTGACTTCTTCACATTTtcaccatttttttttcattcatttttttagaaatatCTAGATCAGGTTGATCCATAAGCATTGGGTTGGTTGAGTGGATGCCAAGATCTTCGATGTTAGGCAGCCATATTAGCTGATTCCTGGGCAGGTCTAAAGAATGCAAAAACTAAAAGTTAAATTGGGGATTAGTCCAATAAGTAGAGTGAACCTCATCCACTGAAAAGCATTTTTATCTATTGATTTAGTTATGATCAGTCACAATGACATTGTTCAATCCAATTAGCTATACTTAGTATGATggattgtttttttttttttttttttttttgataaaaaatatgtgTGTAACCATAGATATACTCACATCACTATTGTACGAATTATGTTGTAGGTAGTAGACTAGTAGGTACAAGTCAAGCCCATGATAAAGAGCTGCTCTGGTGGTTTTTATCTAGTTATCATGCTTAAGAAACTTGAGGCCTTTTTGATATTACTggcatttttattatttgagaGTTTGGTACAATGTAAAATTATGAAGTGTGAATGTTAACAATTGATTATAGTTAGGAGCAAGCTGTCCTGAAGAAGCAGCAAGGTGGATTCACTCCATTCAAGAATCTTCTTTGAAGGTATGCCTACAACTTGAATGGATTTTTAGGGTGTTTTAGTTTTATTTCATATTCAACGAAGAAACTGTTGCTATGAACTGTGTGTTCACTGTGCAGGGTGCTCCTCGTACACGAGATAATGTTGTAGCTAGTTCTAAGAGAAGATGGCACTCATTTAGGTCTAGCAGCTTAAATTTTCATCTACCATGCATTGTTCTTTATGAATGAAAGTTTTTAATTTGTCTGATTAAAGATCACTAGTGCTGTTTTCTCCATGCCCTTGATCATTTTTCTCATGCTATGCTTGCAGATTATGTGGGTTGTCCAATACGACTCACTCTGGCTCTGTAGATTGGACCATTGGTTCATCTGATGTCGTTGCTCCTTCATCTTGGATAATCTTTGGTTGCCAAAATGGTAAGGATTTAAGTCTGTTCTGtttcaaaaagaaaattgtttctTTCTAAAGATCTAAAATCTGCACATACATTTTTTGTGGGTGTAAATGTAATGTAGGATTGCGACTATTCAAGGAAGCAAAAGAAAGGGATTCACGTGGGAAGGTTGGTAGGATTTCTGTTCCAAAATATAGTgttcagaagatagaaaaatacGGATAAAATGTTAACCCTATAGTAATCAATGATTAATTCATGATTGGTTCTGTGGGATGAATTTGAGCTTGCTTTGCTGCTGATTCACTGACATAATAAGCTTGTGATATTCTAATGAGAACCCTCTCTGCTGACGTTCTATCCCTGTGAGATTCCTTTTATATCATTCAAACAATATTTATggttgaatttgaattttttgcATATGGTCACATCATCAGAAGTGGGATGATCACCCTGCAATCATGGCTGTTGGTGTGGTTGATGGAAGTTCCGAAGCCATTTTCCAGACTCTTATGTCACTTGGTCCTTCAAGATCAGCGTAAGTCCATTAAGTTCACATGGCATTCTTATAGTAGACTTTTTATGTTGTTCCCATTTTCCGCACATATCTTCTTATTGGATGCTTTGTTTGAAAACATAGGCCACAACATTAAATAAAGATTCATTGTCTTCAAATAAAAATTGTAATCGGATAGGTCAGAGCCTTTTAAAAAGTGTAATTTTATAAGCCACGGTTACTGTTGCCATTTGCATTATGGTATTATTGAGTTTGTTTCTATGCCTATTGACTCGCAGATGGGATTTCTGTTTCTACAAAGGCAGTGTGGTTGAGCACATAGATGGTCACACTGACATCATTCACAAAGAGCTGTATAGGGATTGGTTGCCTTGGTAAGATTCAAACATGAAGCCTTCAATGCTGATTATGTATCACTACTTGTTTCAAGGCATTATATCGTACCTGTCTTTCCTAGCAGCAGTTTAAAGATTTCATGTCCTGCTTTACAGGGGATCAAAACCAAGAGATTTCTTGTTGCAGCGTTATTGGAGGAGAGAAGATGATGGAACCTATGGTAATAGAGTCATATATGGAAGAAACTGGCTTAAAATACACACAGATTCTATTGAAACTAACTACATTTGGTTTTTCTTGACACAGTTATTCTTTACCATTCTGTGTATCACAAGAAGTGTCGGCCACAGAAAGGCTGTGTACGTGCATGGCTTAAAAGTAATGTATGCTTAAACTTTAGAATATGAACATTTCTAGCTCATGCTATCAGCTTTTTCTGCACTGTATCTCTAGATAAATTAGGCATTACTACTTGAAATTATGACGTTCCTTGGTCTTGGTCTtcttcttctgaactaaaataGTTCACTTATTCTTGAATGTTTCTCTATGTATGTTGGTGTCATTGTTCATTGGTGCCTACGTTTTGCTAGAAAGACAGCTAACTAAAAAAAGTTATGATTGTGACCACATGCGTTCTTTTGTAGGTGGAGGTTATGTTATATCACCAGTGAGCAATGGAAAACAATCAGTCGTAAAACATATGCTTGCCATTGATTGGAAGTTCTGGAAATCCTATCTTAAGCCTTCATCAACACATTCCATGACCATTCGTATGCTTGAGAGAGTTGCTGGTaatctcttattattatttttttttaaattcttttctaTTGATAACTTTATATTAATGACATGAATGTTATATGCCATTTGCCAACATGTATTTTTTATGTTGTTAGACAGTATTATATTACAGTCAAAGATTACGACGATCTatattttgcatgttcttataGCATTGCGGGAGTTATTTAAAGCTAGACGTGGGAATTGTCGTTCATCTGATAGTTCATCTGGAGAGTTGACAAGAAGCATCGGGCTTAGTTTGAAGGAAGGAGATGTCAACTCTGATAGCCAAAGGCAGGCAGTAGATGAGAATGCCCAACATATCTCAGATGGAGTAGTAGATCAAACACAATCAGAGCATGCAACCCTTGTTAGCCTAAATGATGCTGATGATGAGTTTTTTGATGTTCCAGAACCATCAGACAGTGACGAGTCGGAAAATGGATGGATGCCTGATTGTAGTCACAAGAAGTCTCCGGTAAAAAGCTGTTTGATATTATAGTCTAGAAATTTAGCATGTTATTACCTCTTTATGACTCATCAGATGCTTGCAATAAGTATATTCACCAACAGTCTCAAGTCATACTGTCCTCTGGCATATTTTAGCTATAAGTCTATAACCCTTATAATGCATGTAGTGCACTTGTCTTGTACTTTTAGTTGGAAAACTACGCTAAACTTGGCATTTTTCTCCTGTGAATTTGATTGTTTCAGGACTTCCGTCAACCTAAGTTGTCAACAGCTGCTAATTTTGTGAAAAAATTGCATGATCTTGCAGGTGATTAATATAATATGTATGACATATCAAGATTATCCATGATTTTATTCTTCTATAGCTAACAATATTAGGCACCATACAATGCAGTTCAGAAGAAGGGTTATGTGGACTTACACGAAATGGTCAGAGAAGAAAGTACCTTATGCGCCTATGGATCAACTCTTCCAAAAGATTCCTCTTGTACATTACCTTGCAGCTGGGCAGAAGCAGATCCTTCCACTTTCCTGATTCGTGGGGCAAATTACCTCGAAGACCGCCAGAAGGTATACGTGAAAAATGTTCATTTCACTTAGATAAATATAGGgacaaaaagggaaaaaaaggtACTTTAATTATGTCATTCACAAATGATCCACTGCTGCTTGTGAATGTTCTGTTTTATTCCATTCTTTTAGTGCATTTGTATCATTTCATGTGCCAGTCAGTTATGGCTTATATTTGTTTGTACAAATTTATTCCTTTATGGGGGTAATCAATTACTAGGTTAAGGCAAAGGGAACCTTGATGCAAATGGTTGCTGCAGACTGGCTGAGATCTGATAAAAGAGAAGATGATCTTGGTGGCCGACCAGAGAGCATTGTGCAGGTCCGTTATTTTTCTAATGATTTCCGGTTCCAAATGTTGATAATATTCAGGCAATGCATTTTCAACTTATGATTAACATATTGACTGAGAAAAATCAACTGATGATACAGAAATATGCAGCAAAGGGTGGGCCTGAGTTCTTCTTCATTGTAAACATTCAGGTTGGTTAATATTCATTtgtttatgttgttcttacttAAAACTCGACATAATTAACACTAATTTGATTGTTTATACGGACCAGGTTCCAGGTGCAACTACATATAACCTGGCATTATATTACATGATGACTACACCTGTTGAAGATACCCCTTTGCTTGAGAGTTTTATCAAGGGTGATGATACCTACCGAAATTCAAGATTTAAACTCATACCATACATATCCAAGGTTGGTAGAAGTCATCACTggttctatatatatatattagaatcTCTGATCCCCAATGTTGAATGTGTCACaaatgttttcttcttctttgcgcGTTATTTGAAATGTTGAATGTGTCACAAATCATATTTCAGGGTTCATGGATAgtaaaacaaagtgtgggaaaGAAGGCATGCTTAATTGGTCAAGCATTGGAAATTAACTATTTCCAAGGGAAGAACTATTTGGAGGTAAATTTTGAACTAATAATTAGACCAAGGGAATGAAGATAAAGATTTAGGGTATTAAAAGGTTCTCTCTTTCTTTGCATTTATGTGGTTCATGAAGAAAACCTTAAAATAAGTTGAAAGGAAGTGAATGATTGGAACTTTTGTTGTATGCATGCATCACATGTTAAACTCTCAATCATCTTACAATGATTTGAAAGAATGCTGATGTTGAAATGATGACATCTATTTTCAGCTTGGGGTTGATATTGGATCATCAACTGTTGCAAGAGGTGTTGTAAGTCTTGTCCTTGGATACCTCAATCATCTAGTTATTGAAATGGCCTTTCTAATACAGGTATAAATAACAATCACGTTCCTTTTTATTTTGAAGTAATTGTCACCATTTCCTCTAGAAGAGTGTTATTGAATGTATTTATGTACTGTCAACATACCATTCATTCACAATTGGCATAGGACCTATACCTGGCCAATGGTAAATGGATGATATGTCGGCTCAGAATATGATATTGACTACTGTGTTTTATGTGTTGTTAAGGGGAATACGCCGGAAGAGCTTCCGGAGTTCCTTTTAGGGACATGTCGCCTTAACCATCTAGATGCTTCCAAATCAGTTTCTTTGAAGCCTTGATTCTCAATGAGATATTTAAGTACCTTTGGTCTTATGAAGGAGGTTGCCATGTTGTATATAAATTGAAACAAGGAGAGTTCTTTGGTGGCTCCAATTCCTTTAATTGAATTCCAAAAGCCATCATTTTATTCAATCAAAGCAGTTTGTGATGATGTTTGGTACTAATCTTTCAAAACAATTGCATATCTTCCTTAGTTTTTGTTAGTAATGTAAATCACACATGAAGctgatacataaaaatattattccATTTTTACCCCTAAGTTGTCTTACTTAAGAAGAATGTATCCAATTCATAGTCATAAACTACTTAAAGGTGGTAACAAGATAAAGCGAATAAGcgatttcaattttcaattttcaattttcagAGACACTACTACATGCAGCCACACTCATTTCGGTCATTGGCTCTAAGTTAACATGACACACATGGGTCCATATTCCAATTATGCGCAGTACATTGTTTTGTTTGGCAAGCAAAACTATAAGAAATTCCATATTTTCAAGGCAGACATAACTTTAAAGATTATTCCAATAAACTAGGGTAATTCACTTCAATAAATTGTTTGAAGATCAAAATTAAACAGATGTCCCAAATTCAAATTGGTTATATGTCTGTTCTAAATAATTTCATGTAAATCGAATCTAGTTAAGTCGAATTACACCAATACACATAAATTGAATCAATTGAATGAGACGCATGATCAAAATATATATCTCAACTCTAGAAGCAGATAAGACCCCAAATAgcataaaaataactataactATAACCATAACCATCATATGGCAGTTTTTTGCCTTCTCTGAAGATCCACTGATGAGCAACATACTAATTGTATCCAATATGCCGGTGAGTTCCATTCTTTTGCAGTGTCGTTTATCAGAGCTTGAGCTGAAGTTCAGTTCTATCAACACTTGTAGGAAGGATATTAGAATtagtattttcttcttctttttcaagtaAAGTCTGAGCATCACAAGAATTAGAAAACTGAACATGAGCAGACTCTAACTGTACATCACGTATTGAAGCATTTGTTATTACAACAGAATTTGAACCAAGTGGGGAATCATCTTGGCCAAGCACAGAAGGGAACTCGGCACTGTCTTTTTCCTTCAGATTAACAGCTCCACCAGCCACTTGAGGATCCAAGTTAACTGCATCTCTAACTGATATTGCAGAGTCATCTTCATTTTCACCAACACCAGTATCTGAAGGGACTATAATTTCAACTTCTTCAACATATGTTTCGATCTCATCCTTTCCCTTCAAACTAGTTCCCAGTTCAGATGTAAAAACGCAATCTCTCACATTTTCATCAGCATATATCTTATTTTCAGGCAATATATCTGGCATCACTTCAGCTTTGTGGGGATCTGATACAGTTGACAAGCCAACATTCATTGCATCCTTAACTGCCATTTTAGACTCCCCTTCACATGTTTCACCCACAACAGCATCAGAAGGGGTTATAATTTCATCTTCATCCTGATCAGACCTAATCTTGTCCTTCCCTTTCGAATTAGTATCCAATGCAGCAGATGTCAGACTGAAATCTGTTACATTTTCACCAGGAACTAAAGCATATACCTCAAAGCAATCCTTCTGCACACAAAAGTTTCCATTGCAATGAGGAAATtgcatataaaaattatattctaCTTGAACACAAGATAAGCTACCTACAGTTTTTTGCACATTGATTTTTACCCAATCAGCAGGAGGTCCAATATCAATCACAGCTGTATCCAATCTACCAGTCACATATATCAACACAGGCAGGCAAGTCAGTGAGTGAACTAAAGTGCCAAGCATAGGCTGGCAGCATATTTCAACCATTAACCATACAAACAGATATTTCAATGAGCCATGAACACAATCAAGACAAGATAGGGGACGTTGGTTCTTAGTTAGGAGGTTTGAAAGATTCTACACGAGGTTACCTATTCATAAATATAAGCCAGTTAGGGGTATGTCCTGGCAGCAATGAAAACAACTGATTCAAatacactcaattttcaaaatgcACATATAACTTCATAGGTGAAATAGCAGCCATATTGCTGTGGAATACCCTCAGGAACCGCCTCTTGATTCTCACTTTTGTCCTCAGTGGTGGCTCAGCCTTGTCTGCAGAATCTGCTGCTGACATAGCTTCAGCAGGTAGCACAGATTTAGTCTCAAAAGGTTGCTCAGACTTATCATCATTATAAAAGAGTAGGGTCATCCCCACAAGAGAAACATGCTTTCAAGAAAGACGATGCCACTGAACTAAAAGAGTATAAAAGAATATAATAGAACTAAATTTTAATCACCAAAAGAGTATAAATTCATACATAGTCAAATGGAGACATTAAATAATTCGGCAAACAAATAACAACACAAacgtaaacaaaatataatgTCGTATGTCACTAGATATGGTTCATATGcccacaaaaaaataataaaagcaaaaataataata is a window from the Arachis stenosperma cultivar V10309 chromosome 3, arast.V10309.gnm1.PFL2, whole genome shotgun sequence genome containing:
- the LOC130967069 gene encoding protein ENHANCED DISEASE RESISTANCE 2-like, producing the protein MGSRETATASVGDGGTKPMIMEGWLYLIQSNRLGLQFSRKRYFVLKGHHLRSYKYPPSLSRNNNNHHHFLPLRSAVLDSTIRVLDNGRETINRKVFFMFTLYSTSNHSNQLKLGASCPEEAARWIHSIQESSLKGAPRTRDNVVASSKRRWHSFRLCGLSNTTHSGSVDWTIGSSDVVAPSSWIIFGCQNGLRLFKEAKERDSRGKKWDDHPAIMAVGVVDGSSEAIFQTLMSLGPSRSAWDFCFYKGSVVEHIDGHTDIIHKELYRDWLPWGSKPRDFLLQRYWRREDDGTYVILYHSVYHKKCRPQKGCVRAWLKSGGYVISPVSNGKQSVVKHMLAIDWKFWKSYLKPSSTHSMTIRMLERVAALRELFKARRGNCRSSDSSSGELTRSIGLSLKEGDVNSDSQRQAVDENAQHISDGVVDQTQSEHATLVSLNDADDEFFDVPEPSDSDESENGWMPDCSHKKSPDFRQPKLSTAANFVKKLHDLAVQKKGYVDLHEMVREESTLCAYGSTLPKDSSCTLPCSWAEADPSTFLIRGANYLEDRQKVKAKGTLMQMVAADWLRSDKREDDLGGRPESIVQKYAAKGGPEFFFIVNIQVPGATTYNLALYYMMTTPVEDTPLLESFIKGDDTYRNSRFKLIPYISKGSWIVKQSVGKKACLIGQALEINYFQGKNYLELGVDIGSSTVARGVVSLVLGYLNHLVIEMAFLIQGNTPEELPEFLLGTCRLNHLDASKSVSLKP
- the LOC130970760 gene encoding uncharacterized protein LOC130970760 isoform X2; protein product: MNRLDTAVIDIGPPADWVKINVQKTKDCFEVYALVPGENVTDFSLTSAALDTNSKGKDKIRSDQDEDEIITPSDAVVGETCEGESKMAVKDAMNVGLSTVSDPHKAEVMPDILPENKIYADENVRDCVFTSELGTSLKGKDEIETYVEEVEIIVPSDTGVGENEDDSAISVRDAVNLDPQVAGGAVNLKEKDSAEFPSVLGQDDSPLGSNSVVITNASIRDVQLESAHVQFSNSCDAQTLLEKEEENTNSNILPTSVDRTELQLKL
- the LOC130970760 gene encoding uncharacterized protein LOC130970760 isoform X1; translation: MLGTLVHSLTCLPVLIYVTGRLDTAVIDIGPPADWVKINVQKTKDCFEVYALVPGENVTDFSLTSAALDTNSKGKDKIRSDQDEDEIITPSDAVVGETCEGESKMAVKDAMNVGLSTVSDPHKAEVMPDILPENKIYADENVRDCVFTSELGTSLKGKDEIETYVEEVEIIVPSDTGVGENEDDSAISVRDAVNLDPQVAGGAVNLKEKDSAEFPSVLGQDDSPLGSNSVVITNASIRDVQLESAHVQFSNSCDAQTLLEKEEENTNSNILPTSVDRTELQLKL